A region of the Sinorhizobium arboris LMG 14919 genome:
CGGCAGAACCCGATGAAATCGAGCGCGCCATGGAAATGTCGCTGCGCTGGGCGGAGCGCTGCAGAATTGCCTTCGGCGATCAGCCCGGCAAGGCGATGTTCGGAATCGTGCAGGGCGGAGATATTCCCAGGCTGCGCGAGCGCTCGGCCCTGGCGCTTAAGGATCTCGACCTCAAGGGCTATGCCGTCGGAGGCCTCGCCGTCGGTGAGCCGCAGGAAGTCATGCTCGATATGCTCGACGTGACTTGCCCTGTCCTGCCGACCGACAAGCCGCGCTATCTGATGGGGGTCGGGACGCCGGACGATATCCTGAAGTCGGTCGCGCATGGGATCGACATGTTCGATTGCGTCATGCCGACCCGCTCCGGCCGTCACGGCCTTGCCTTCACGCGCTACGGTCGCATCAACCTGCGCAATGCCCGACATGCGGAAGATATCCGCCCGCTGGACGAGCAGTCTTCCTGCCCGGCGACGCGCGACTATTCGCGCGCCTATCTGCACCATCTGATCCGTTCCAACGAATCGCTCGGCGGGATGCTGCTCAGCTGGAACAATCTGGCCTATTATCAGGACTTGATGGCCGGCATCCGCAAGGCGATCGAAGAGGGGCGTTATGCCGACTTCATGGCGGAGACTATTGAAGGCTGGCGGCGCGGCGATCTGCCACCGGTGTGACTTCCGGGCGATTGCAGCTCCGGCCCGGCCACGGTCTGTATCATCATCACGCCATTCATCCGGTAGATATTGTC
Encoded here:
- the tgt gene encoding tRNA guanosine(34) transglycosylase Tgt; this translates as MTQAFQFKLLANDGNARRGEVVTPRGTIRTPAFMPVGTVGTVKAMYLDQVRDLGADIILGNTYHLMLRPGAERVARLGGLHKFIGWEHPILTDSGGFQVMSLSSLRRINEQGVTFKSHVDGALYHMSPERSIEIQGLLGSDIQMQLDECVALPAEPDEIERAMEMSLRWAERCRIAFGDQPGKAMFGIVQGGDIPRLRERSALALKDLDLKGYAVGGLAVGEPQEVMLDMLDVTCPVLPTDKPRYLMGVGTPDDILKSVAHGIDMFDCVMPTRSGRHGLAFTRYGRINLRNARHAEDIRPLDEQSSCPATRDYSRAYLHHLIRSNESLGGMLLSWNNLAYYQDLMAGIRKAIEEGRYADFMAETIEGWRRGDLPPV